A single window of Nasonia vitripennis strain AsymCx chromosome 4, Nvit_psr_1.1, whole genome shotgun sequence DNA harbors:
- the LOC103315962 gene encoding titin homolog yields the protein MASGSKKSNVPLTKEEQEEEELRNELISSKCEFFYDGISVDEMKMIMNELKKTKENNSQNTETVSPSPSLSESKSSQNSSQTSDINRPPPSFSYRQAVTNSNLPTASTSNEDFNSREQSPDPTSNKTYGKNLNNENDSHDESIFENNSNISNDDYPQLGSKSNLKSNPYDNTSTTRVLRPREAKKPNPAAIRKLNLERWRLDPLQFLEDDEVPLKVSERVRNHEEEYLPYSNETLDDETFDALCQQMSEKLDSLHEQMIATDSQTIWGSPIKVSGKRSSPADKNSFVEKTPSSSSHISDVSVRDTVERSSKRKALNNIAATTENHSNDESSSEEFVKTNTKKRKCQQEKKAEEVPKKVRESQENKNNNPVEMIEVNQIDDFSDSLFDNSDLQRLQRIKRTKISSNPDPVENEAVYPRRITPPNPTKKSCKGPRYRKKNSTQSQSTSKNNSDALDDNEISNLLNNEPDEMNDSDCIEITDEIKPFPNAKGMQKKLNIAQSHLENKKIATEQKIKAEEEARKRKEIDERLKKDELISKRFQEQEDERSRHLEKERKRKEQELLYHNILQGSQKRVTRSNFSINIPRNYEEMDEEQLLADDDDDITLTHSNIVTKNCPICQKPFPDDQIMSHASECNLFPGESNDIYSFQPSTSYSRQDNSYECTICNNYTTLDGKRYEEHVTKCREKAEDQRVNGIYHLIT from the exons ATGGCTTCCGGAAGCAAGAAGTCGAACGTGCCCCTCACAAAGGAAGAGCAGGAAGAGGAGGAGCTGAGGAATGAACTCATAA GTAgtaaatgtgaatttttttatgatggGATCAGTGTCGATGAAATGAAAATGATTATGAACGAGCTAAAAAAAACCAAAGAAAACAATTCACAAAAT ACAGAAACTGTATCACCTTCACCATCTTTAAGTGAATCCAAATCGTCACAAAACAGCTCGCAGACATCAGATATAAATAGGCCTCCACCAAGTTTTTCATACAGACAAGCTGTAACTAATAGTAATTTACCTACAGCATCTACTTCTAATGAAGATTTCAATAGCAGAGAACAAAGTCCAGATCCAACCTCAAATAAAACTTATgggaaaaatttaaacaatgaAAATGACAGTCATGATGAATccattttcgaaaataattccAATATCAGTAATGATGATTATCCACAACTAGGAAGTAAATctaatttaaaaagtaacCCCTATGACAATACTTCAACAACAAGAGTACTTCGCCCGCGAGAAGCAAAGAAACCAAATCCTGCAGCAATAAGAAAATTAAACTTGGAAAGATGGAGATTAGATCCCTTGCAATTTTTAGAAGATGATGAGGTTCCTTTAAAAGTATCAGAACGTGTGCGCAACCATGAAGAAGAATACTTACCTTACAGTAATGAAACACTGGATGATGAGACATTTGATGCTTTGTGTCAACAGATGAGTGAAAAATTAGACAGTCTCCATGAACAAATGATTGCTACAGATAGCCAAACTATATGGGGGTCACCCATTAAG GTTTCTGGAAAGCGGAGTAGTCCAGCTGATAAAAATTCATTTGTGGAAAAGACACCATCTTCCAGCAGCCATATCTCAGATGTGTCAGTTAGGGACACCGTGGAACGCAGTTCTAAACGTAAGGCCTTAAACAATATTGCTGCTACTACAGAAAATCATAGTAATGATGAAAGTAGCAGTGAGGAATTTGTcaaaacaaatacaaaaaaaagaaaatgtcaaCAGGAAAAAAAGGCAGAGGAGGTGCCAAAAAAAGTTCGAGAAAgtcaagaaaataaaaataacaatccAGTTGAAATGATTGAAGTTAATCAAATTGACGATTTCTCAGATTCACTTTTTGATAATTCAGATTTACAAAGGTTACAAAGGATTAAGAGAACAAAAATTTCTAGTAATCCAGATCCTGTTGAAAATGAAGCAGTCTATCCAAGACGCATTACTCCTCCAAACccaacaaaaaaaagttgtaaagGCCCAAGAtataggaaaaaaaattccacaCAATCACAAAGTACTTCTAAGAATAACTCTGATGCTCTAGATGATAAcgaaatcagtaatttactaaATAATGAGCCTGATGAGATGAATGATAGTGATTGCATAGAGATTACAGATGAAATAAAACCATTTCCAAATGCTAAAggaatgcaaaaaaaattaaatatagcGCAATCACATTTAGAGAATAAAAAGATTGCAACTGAACAAAAAAtcaaagcagaagaagaagcacgAAAACGAAAAGAAATCGATGAAAGATTAAAAAAGGATGAACTTATTTCCAAACGATTTCAAGAACAAGAGGATGAAAGAAGTCGTCATTTGGAAAAAGAAAGGAAGAGAAAGGAACAAGAATTACTTTATCACAATATTTTGCAGGGTTCACAAAAACGGGTAACAAGGTCAAATTTTAGCATCAACATACCACGAAACTATGAGGAAATGGACGAGGAACAATTATTA gccgatgatgatgatgacatAACATTAACTCACAGTAACATCGTTACAAAAAACTGTCCTATCTGTCAAAAACCTTTTCCAGATGACCAGATTATGAGTCATGCTTCAGAATGTAACTTGTTTCCTGGAGAATCTAATGACATATATAGTTTCCAGCCTTCAACAAGTTATTCTAGACAAGATAATAGTTATGAATGTACGATTTGTAATAATTACACCACGCTTGATGGAAAAAGATATGAAGAGCATGTGACAAAATGTAGGGAGAAAGCAGAAGATCAAAGAGTTAATG GTATCTATCATTTAATAACATGA
- the LOC100119202 gene encoding beta-mannosidase, translated as MYCINVLTIYFLMCIHHAISISLNGKWKGYVVSTDIKFSAEIPGGIYSDLERAELIEKNLIGFNDVNNRWIANKSIAYTKSIEVNNTFFEAPYVVLILYGLDTFATVYINNEEVGKTSNMFLKYNFDIKQKLKLGNNELKIVFESSVKVAENLYDIQSLEYVVPPKCVPKEYNGECHVNHIRKMQASYGWDWGPAFPSMGIWKEVELQPVQNALVSEVTTDVHKKSNLWQIVITVFFETFGKKNTVIDKPTHIICKFEELFLNDSLFTNLKVRNNLAKATVILDIPDDKVQRWWPNGYGEQKLYLLDVKIIIDTDVTERKIKVGFRTVELVQDRLEKGMSFYFKINNIPIFAKGSNWIPSSVFPENLSRKETLQYLLKSSKDTHMNMLRVWGGGVYESDLFYSLADEYGIMIWQDFMFACNMYPTTKKFLDNVKEEVRQNMRRLKHHPSIVLWAGNNENEAALYGNWYGTGSAQIYKDDYVKLYVDTIKNEATIIDLTNPFVVSSPSNGLYSEEKNYTGSNPYSNIYGDVHYYNYLRDSWDINQYPVTRFASEYGFQALPSIYTIMQATKNISDLQLDSSFMKHRQHLPQGYNFMKLLISKNLEIPKSNNTIRELMDYIYLSQVTQAVSMRIQTESYRQMKSLFNEVGEGMTMGALYWQLNDVWQAPSWSSIDFSGRWKMLHYYVKDFFSPIIITSRLTKANELLLYVVSDVLKTLENLTIEIIVYEWKSAKSIHTTELTNITVKPNESRLIRQYWLDVFLERAGCGSLATAKENCMLELILKDAKSNKIAPSNYVYPYPLKKVALPDGSIKIKVKPEAVPSRLQNQTDFQIEVTAEKLALFVWLEVGNINGRFSENGFHLLQGKKNITFHTSQPIAVKDITNNLIVTSLSRIYDNNLRISDVQIVIKELNNNGA; from the exons ATGTACTGCATTAATGTTTTAACAATTTACTTTTTGATGTGCATTCACCATGCAATATCAATTTCTTTAAATGGGAAATGGAAGGGCTATGTTGTATCAACAG ATATAAAATTCTCAGCTGAAATACCAGGTGGTATTTATAGTGATTTAGAAAGAgctgaattgattgaaaaaaatttaataggTTTTAATGATGTAAATAATAGATGGATAGCTAATAAATCCATTGCTTATACAAAAAGCATTgaag tgaataatacattttttgaaGCACCTTATGTAGTTCTTATTTTATATGGATTAGATACGTTTGCTACagtttatattaataatgaagAAGTTGGAAAAACATCAAATATGTttctaaaatacaattttgatattaagcaaaaattaaag tTGGGTAACAACGAATTGAAAATAGTTTTTGAATCATCAGTCAAAGTTGCAGAAAATCTATATGACATTCAAAGTTTGGAATATGTTGTCCCACCTAAGTGTGTTCCAAAGGAATATAATGGAGAATGTCACGTAAACCACATACGAAAAATGCAAGCTAGTTACGGATGGGATTGGGGTCCAGCTTTTCCATCTATGGGTATCTG GAAGGAAGTAGAACTGCAACCTGTGCAGAATGCATTGGTATCTGAAGTTACGACTGATGTGCATAAAAAAAGTAACTTGTGGCAAATTGTTATTACAgtattttttgaaacttttggcaaaaaaaatacagttATCGATAAACCCACTCATATAATTTGCAAATTTGAAGAACTTTTTTTGAATGATAGTTTATTTACAAATCTAAAAGTTAGAAATAATCTCGCTAAAGCAACTGTGATATTAGATATACCTGAT GACAAAGTTCAAAGGTGGTGGCCTAATGGATATGGCgaacaaaaattatacttacttgatgttaaaataataattgataCTGATGTaacagagagaaaaatcaaagTTGGATTTAGAACAGTTGAGCTAGTACAGGATCGACTGGAAAAAGGAatgagtttttattttaaaatcaataatataCCTATTTTTGCAAAAGGAAGTAATTGGATTCCTTCAAGTGTATTTCCTGAAAACTTATCAAGAAAAGAGACTCTGCAATATTTACTGAAATCTTCTAAAGACACGCACATGAATATGTTGAGGGTTTGGGGTGGTGGTGTTTATGAATCAGATCTTTTTTACAGTTTAGCTGATGAGTATGGAATCATGATTTGGCAAGATTTTATGTTTGCTTGTAATATGTACCCAACTACTAAAAAATTTCTTGACAATGTTAAAGAGGAAGTTAGACAAAATATGAGACGATTAAAACATCACCCAAGTATAGTTTTATGGGCTGGAAATAACGAGAATGAAGCTGCTCTTTATGGGAATTGGTATGGTACTGGAAGTGCACAAATTTATAAAGATGACTATGTAAAACTTTATGTCGatacaattaaaaatgaaGCCACAATCATTGATCTTACAAATCCGTTTGTGGTATCCAGTCCAAGTAATGGATTATAtagtgaagaaaaaaattatacaggaTCAAATCCTTATTCCAATATTTATGGAGATG ttCATTACTACAACTACTTGAGGGACAGTTGGGATATCAATCAATATCCAGTGACAAGATTTGCATCTGAATATGGATTTCAAGCATTACCTTCAATTTACACTATAATGCAAGCTACTAAAAATATCAGTGATTTGCAATTGGACAGTTCTTTTATGAAGCATCGCCAACACTTGCCTCAAGGGTATAATTTCATGAAACTCTTGATTTCTAAAAACTTGGAAATACCTAAAAGTAATAACACAATAAGAGAATTAATGGATTATATATATCTGAGTCAAGTGACTCAAGCAGTTTCAATGAGAATACAAACAGAATCATACCGTCAAATGAAAAGCTTATTTAACGAAGTTGGCGAAGGTATGACAATGGGTGCACTATATTGGCAATTGAATGATGTTTGGCAAGCCCCATCTTGGTCTTCAATTG ATTTTAGTGGTCGATGGAAGATGTTACATTACTATGTAAAAGACTTTTTCTCTCCAATTATTATAACATCACGATTAACTAAAGCTAATGAACTTTTGTTATATGTTGTATCAGATGTATTAAAAACTTTAGAAAATTTAACTATAGAAATAATTGTTTATGAGTGGAAAAGTGCAAAATCAATTCACACTACTGAGCTAACTAATATCACAGTA AAACCTAATGAATCACGACTCATAAGGCAGTACTGGCTAGACGTTTTTTTGGAAAGAGCTGGATGTGGATCTTTAGCAACAGCCAAAGAAAACTGCATGCTTGAATTAATTCTGAAAGATGCTAAAAGCAACAAAATAGCTCCATCAAATTATGTATATCCATATCCATTGAAAAAGGTTGCTTTACCGGATGGTTCTATTAAG atCAAAGTTAAACCAGAAGCCGTTCCAAGTCGATTACAAAACCAAACTGATTTTCAAATAGAAGTAACTGCCGAAAAATTAGCATTATTTGTTTGGTTAGAAGTAGGAAATATAAATGGACGATTTTCTGAAAATGGATTTCATTTGTTGCAAGGGAAGAAAAACATTACGTTTCATACCTCTCAACCAATAGCAGTAAAAGATATTACGAATAATCTTATAGTCACATCTCTTTCTCGAATTTACGATAATAATCTTCGAATATCAGATGTGCAAATCGTTATTAAAGAACTTAATAATAATGGAGCTTAa
- the Smc3 gene encoding structural maintenance of chromosomes 3, which translates to MYIKQVIIQGFKSYREQTVVEPFDPRHNVVVGRNGSGKSNFFYAIQFVLSDEFSHLRPEQRQGLLHEGTGPRVISAHVEIIFDNSDGRLPIDKDEVYLRRVIGSKKDQYFLNKKIVTRSDVMNLLESAGFSRSNPYYIVKQGKINQMATAPDSMRLKLLREVAGTRVYDDRREESKAILKETEGKLEKIQEFLRTIEERLQTLEEEKEELKEYQKWDKQRRSLEYIIHERELKENKRKLEELEDSRTRSGEEQAKLTAEVQKAQESVKQATKKHKEAKKEAQTAKEERDTLSAEQQQLLKEKTKLTFTRNDLMEEVRGDNDSRKRAEEELDKLKCQIAAKEAELENIKPLYEEMKRKEEEITRELALKEQKRKELYAKQGRGSQFTTKAERDNWIQQELKQLNKQIKDKEEHEKKITEDLKRDEEKRANLEKKIGDDTREMERQKTSVDEHNKQYYDLNKLKDQCQTTRKEQYRQESIFQLELSGLKEDLAKADQSLRSMAGKPILNGRDSVRRVLDTFRQRPDMANEVSSYYGPVIENFNCDKSVYMAVEVTAGNRLFHHIVATDKFGTKILKEMNNQKLPGEVTFMPLNRLHVRPIEYPKTDDAIPMIQKLEYDEKYDKALRYIFGKTLICRNLETATTLARTSGLDCVTLEGDQVSSKGSLTGGYFNTLRSRLEIQKNRSELMAKINDLETKLATLKEEIRNADRNISSYVSEMQRTETKNSKARDIYDKMKGEIRIMKEELSAIERYKVPKEKSLQQCKSSLEAMYATKEGLESELHQDLMEQLSVADQHQVDQLNDSIRRLTKENKEAFVKRMKLEAEKNKLENLLTNNLVRRKDELVQALQEISVEDRQRALDNANTQLGEIEKRLLKNQAEFKAQNEKVAAAAKKQKAEALEVEKWRGKEKEAQEKMESDAKDFEKLASKMNMLQQNITDLTQKITELGALPNKESYTKFSNMSTKQLFKKMEEANSHLKKYSHVNKKALDQFMSFSEQKVKLVKRKEELDRADEKIKELMMVLEQRKCEAIQFTFKQVSKYFSEVFKKLVPSGHAQLVMKTADGEDDGTETMTETADSDRFIGVGIRVSFTGHKGEMREMNQLSGGQKSLVALANIFAIQKCDPAPFYLFDEIDQALDAQHRKAVADMIHELSSEAQFITTTFRPELLQHANKFYGVKFRNKVSHVECVTREEAADFVEDDQTHA; encoded by the exons ATGTATATCAAACAG GTTATTATTCAAGGCTTCAAATCGTACAGAGAACAGACTGTTGTAGAGCCTTTCGATCCTAGGCACAATGTAGTCG TTGGAAGAAATGGTTCAGGAAAGAGTAATTTCTTCTATGCCATCCAATTTGTACTGAGCGATGAGTTTTCTCATCTACGACCTGAACAGAGACAGGGATTACTTCATGAAGGAACTGGACCCCGGGTGATTTCTGCTCATGTAGAAATCATTTTTGATAATTCAGATGGAAGATTGCCC ATTGACAAGGATGAAGTTTATTTGAGAAGAGTAATTGGTTCCAAAAAGGACCaatattttcttaataaaaaaattgtaacaaGAAGTGATGTGATGAACCTTTTGGAATCAGCTGGTTTTTCTAGATCCAATCCGTACTACATTGTTAAGCAGGGAAag aTCAATCAAATGGCAACAGCACCTGATTCTATGCGATTAAAGTTGTTGCGAGAAGTGGCAGGAACAAGAGTCTATGATGATAGAAGAGAGGAATCAAAAGCTATTCTTAAAGAAACTGAAGgaaaacttgaaaaaattcagGAATTTCTACGTACTATAG AGGAAAGGTTGCAGACtttagaagaagaaaaagaagaattgaAGGAGTATCAAAAGTGGGACAAACAACGAAGGAGTCTTGAGTATATTATTCACGAACGTGAATTGAAAGAAAACAAACGTAAACTAGAAGAACTAGAAGATTCTCGAACAAGGAGTGGCGAAGAACAAGCTAAACTAACAGCAGAAGTTCAAAAAGCTCAAGAGAGCGTTAAACAAGCTACTAAAAAACATaaggaagcaaaaaaagaaGCTCAAACTGCTAAGGAAGAACGGGATACACTTag TGCTGAACAGCAACAACTATTAAAAGAGAAGACAAAGCTGACATTTACGAGAAATGATTTGATGGAGGAAGTTAGGGGAGACAATGACAGTCGTAAACGGGCTGAAGAAGAATTGGACAAATTAAAGTGTCAAATTGCTGCAAAGGAAGCTGAACTAGAAAATATCAAACCCTTG tatGAAGAAATGAAGCGTAAAGAAGAGGAGATAACAAGAGAGTTAGCATTAAAAGAACAAAAACGGAAAGAATTATATGCTAAGCAAGGAAGAGGAAGTCAATTTACCACTAAa GCTGAAAGAGATAATTGGATTCAACAAGAATTAAAACAACTGAATAAGCAGATAAAAGACAAAGAAGAacatgaaaagaaaattacagAAGATTTGAAACGAGATGAAGAAAAGCGAGCTAatctcgagaaaaaaataggggatgatACGCGAGAAATGGAACGTCAGAAAACTTCAGTAGATGAACATAATAAGCAGTATTATGACCTTAATAAACTAAAGGACCAATGTCAAACCACACGCAAGGAACA ATACCGGCAAGAAAGTATTTTTCAACTTGAATTGTCGGGATTGAAAGAAGACTTGGCCAAAGCTGACCAAAGTCTGAGATCAATGGCTGGAAAACCTATTCTTAATGGTAGAGATAGTGTTCGCAGAGTTCTCGATACATTTAG GCAACGACCTGATATGGCAAATGAAGTGAGTAGTTATTATGGTCCCGTGATAGAAAATTTTAACTGCGACAAAAGTGTATATATGGCTGTTGAGGTAACGGCTGGTAATCGTCTATTTCATCATATTGTTGCAACGGACAAATTCGGTACTAAAATTCTTAAAGAAATGAACAACCAAAAATTACCCGGTGAAGTAACATTTATGCCACTTAATCGTCTGCATGTAAGACCCATTGAATATCCAAAAACTGACGATGCTATTCCAATGATACAAAAACTAGAATACGATGAAAAATATGACAAGGCTTTAAG GTACATTTTCGGAAAGACTCTTATTTGCCGTAATTTAGAAACGGCAACTACTCTAGCTCGTACTTCTGGCCTCGATTGTGTAACATTAGAAGGAGATCAAGTATCTTCAAAGGGTTCACTAACTGGAGGTTACTTCAATACTTTGAGATCGCGCTTAGAAATCCAGAAGAACAGGTCTGAATTGATGGCTAAAATCAATGATTTAGAGACGAAGTTAGCCACATTGAAAGAGGAAATTAGAAATGCTGATCGAAACATCAGTTCGTATGTAAGCGAGATGCAACGTACAGAAACAAAGAATAGTAAAGCAAG AGACATATACGATAAGATGAAAGGTGAAATTCGTATAATGAAAGAAGAGCTTAGCGCGATCGAAAGGTACAAggtaccaaaagaaaaaagtttacaaCAATGTAAATCAAGTTTAGAAGCTATGTATGCTACAAAGGAAGGTTTGGAAAGTGAACTTCATCAAGATTTGATGGAACAGTTGTCGGTTGCAGATCAACACCAA GTCGATCAACTAAATGATTCTATAAGGCGTTTGACAAAAGAAAACAAGGAAGCTTTTGTTAAAAGAATGAAGCTCGaagctgaaaaaaataaattagaaaatttgtTAACAAACAATTTAGTTCGTAGGAAAGATGAATTAGTCCAAGCTTTGCAAGAGATCTCAGTAGAAGATCGGCAAAGAGCACTAGATAATGCAAATACTCAGTTAGGTGAAATTGAAAaacgattattaaaaaatcaagcTGAATTCAAAGCCCAAAATGAAAAGGTTGCTGCCGCGGCCAAAAAG CAAAAAGCAGAAGCTTTGGAAGTTGAAAAGTGgagaggaaaagaaaaagaggcgCAAGAAAAAATGGAATCTGACGCTAAAGACTTTGAAAAGTTAGCAAGTAAAATGAACATGCTGCAACAAAACATAACGGACCTTACACAAAAAATTACTGAACTTGGTGCTCTGCCCAATAAAGAGTCATACACAAAGTTCAGTAATATGTCGACCAAACAactgtttaaaaaaatggaaGAAGCAAATAGTCACTTGAAGAAATACAG CCACGTGaacaaaaaagctttggaCCAATTTATGTCATTCAGTGAACAAAAGGTAAAACTTGTCAAGAGAAAAGAGGAACTGGATAGAGCTGATGAAAAAATTAAGGAACTTATGATGGTACTTGAGCAAAGAAAATGTGAAGCTATTCAATTTACTTTCAAACAA GTAAGCAAATACTTTTCTGAAGTTTTCAAAAAGCTTGTACCATCAGGACATGCACAATTAGTAATGAAAACTGCGGATGGCGAAGATGACGGTACTGAGACTATGACAGAAACTGCTGATTCAGATCGTTTTATAGGAGTTG GTATTCGAGTGTCATTTACGGGACACAAGGGCGAAATGAGAGAAATGAATCAGTTGTCGGGAGGCCAAAAGTCTCTCGTTGCATTAGCGAATATTTTTGCTATTCAAAAGTGCGATCCAGCACCATTTTATTTGTTTGACGAAATTGACCAGGCTCTCGACGCACAGCATAGAAAAGCAGTAGCCGATATGATCCACGAACTCAGTTCAGAAGCTCAATTCATTACAACTACTTTCAG ACCAGAATTGTTGCAACATGCAAACAAATTTTACGGAGTTAAGTTTAGAAATAAAGTTTCTCACGTTGAGTGCGTGACAAGAGAAGAGGCAGCTGACTTCGTAGAAGATGACCAAACTCATGCATAG
- the LOC100119162 gene encoding DNA polymerase epsilon subunit 2, with amino-acid sequence MSDNLVKKVHAAFDLYGLSITKKLCATIAKHLQNNPDLDPKSWLTKVVEQILTQNLPTAQVELENIKQALKECVKPESTLKESESVLNVIDVFTVPKVVYDLNKKKYVLQKINEELFPDAKYKSLVFKERLDLLWYRTLKHATFAPSKFGKTEENKLQLVPIEYLLSESKTKDVCVMGLLAQLKEGQYYLEDYGGSVKINLKDAFYSSSLIMEGSIVVAKGRYIDGVLRVENIDFPPPEVSESSRANFGDANTFGGSHPILLKLSEKLKAYEDANKANFLIFVSEFWVDNEAILNKFKVCMSGYSDTPPVAFVICGHFLSSPASMDSVKKLKEGFKKLAGMITEFPLIHQHTEFIFVPGPFDLSAPKILPRPPLPKYIMEDFMKVVPKTRLATNPCRIQYCTKEIVVFRENMLSKLSRNTLYYPKTEIDENGEDRGQKVYESFARSIIRQSHLAPLLFSVIPVYWQYDQALQLYPTPDVIVAADDFQPYKTTYYNCQVINPGPFIKSNFSFKVYVPYENVVEDCDIPDDEN; translated from the exons ATGAGTGATAATCTAGTTAAAAAAGTTCATGCAGCGTTCGACTTGTACGGGCTATCAATAACAAA gaAACTGTGTGCTACGATAGCAAagcatttacaaaataatccAGATTTGGATCCAAAGAGTTGGCTAACTAAAGTTGTGGAACAGATACTGACTCAAAATTTACCAACAGCTCAGGTTGAACTGGAAAATATAAAACAGGCCCTGAAGGAATGTGTTAAACCAGAGAGCACATTGAAAGAATCAGAGTCTGTTCTTAATGTTATAGACGTTTTCACAGTACCAAAAGTTGTATATGATCTGAATAAAAAGAAGTATGTCTTACAAAAGATTAACGAAGAGTTGTTTCCTGATGCCAAGTACAAATCGTTAGTATTTAAAGAACGTTTAGATTTGCTGTGGTACAGAACATTGAAACATGCTACATTTGCTCCATctaaatttggaaaaactGAAGAAAACAAATTACAGTTAGTTCCAATAGAATACCTACTTAGCGAGTCCAAAACAAAAGATGTTTGCGTCATGGGTCTGTTGGCTCAGCTCAAAGAGGGACAATACTATCTAGAAGATTATGGTGGATCAGTCAAGATAAATCTTAAAGATGCC ttctACAGTTCTAGTTTGATTATGGAAGGTTCCATTGTTGTGGCAAAAGGAAGATATATTGATGGGGTTTTACGAGTTGAAAATATTGACTTTCCCCCACCAGAAGTTTCAGAAAGTAGCCGTGCCAACTTTGGAGATGCTAACACTTTTGGCGGATCACACCCTATATTACTCAAGTTATCAGAAAAATTAAAGGCATATGAAGATGCAAATAAAGCAAATTTCCTTATCTTTGTTTCAGAATTTTGGGTAGACAATGAAGCTATActgaacaaatttaaagtttgCATGTCTGGCTATTCTGATACACCTCCAGTTGCATTTGTGATTTGTGGGCATTTCTTAAGTTCTCCAGCAAGTATGGAcagtgttaaaaaattaaaagaaggctTTAAAAAACTAGCTGGCATGATTACAGAATTCCCTTTAATACATCAACACACagaatttatatttgtacCTGGTCCTTTTGATCTTAGTGCTCCAAAAATTTTACCTAGGCCTCCTTTGCCAAAGTATATAATGGaagattttatgaaagttGTTCCAAAAACGCGTTTAGCTACAAATCCGTGCAGAATACAATATTGCACAAAAGAAATCGTTGTTTTCAGAGAAAACATGCTGTCCAAGTTATCCAGGAATACATTGTACTATCCAAAAACAGAAATAGATGAAAATGGTGAAGATAGAGGACAAAAGGTTTATGAATCG ttCGCTCGGTCAATAATTCGTCAATCGCATTTAGCTCCACTGCTGTTTTCAGTTATTCCTGTATATTGGCAATATGACCAAGCGTTACAGCTTTATCCAACTCCAGACGTTATTGTTGCCGCCGACGATTTTCAACCATACAAAACTACTTATTACAATTGTCAAGTGATTAATCCTGGACCATTTataaaaagcaatttttcttttaaagtGTATGTTCCATACGAAAACGTAGTAGAAGATTGCGATATACCTGACGATGAAAACTGA